One stretch of Oncorhynchus tshawytscha isolate Ot180627B linkage group LG19, Otsh_v2.0, whole genome shotgun sequence DNA includes these proteins:
- the LOC112239751 gene encoding leucine-rich repeat-containing protein 10B-like, with protein MGNSSRKEEDEEEKDGDGEKVKVMEEEKRRRKKKKEEEMEDDELPLGVEEMLASGDPVLDLSYKKFRRLPGVVCGLRHLEKLYVCGNSLRTLPENIVQLKGLRILALDFNKMEDVPLAICQLRNLTRLYLGSNRLISLPPELRNLQSLRCLWMESNYFTCFPRQLYDLPHLRSLQMGDNRLRTLPPDLWRMEALRGLWLYGNRFTEFPRVLLRMVDLEILDLDKNKIEVFPNLSRLPALRLFSYDHNPVEGPPGVGEEVLLVGEGAQEELQERADRKAKKEQDVRDAEEAVLAGDGPVIQGILKTAKQNSASHAGHKYNEVVTVAMPLTEEERRKEEMEAELERALNDYGAGLEYDLEGIEYDKEELICEGEGYEVGDLEYERGDMDYEYEEGEELEEPGRQGGRH; from the coding sequence ATGGGCAACTCCTCCAggaaggaggaggacgaggaagagaaggatggggatggggagaaagTGAAagtaatggaggaggagaagaggaggaggaagaagaagaaagaggaggagatggaggacgATGAGCTTCCCCTAGGGGTGGAGGAGATGCTGGCGAGCGGAGATCCCGTTTTGGACCTGAGCTATAAGAAGTTCCGCAGGTTGCCCGGTGTGGTCTGTGGGCTACGTCACCTGGAGaagctgtatgtgtgtggtaaCAGCCTGCGGACCCTCCCGGAGAACATCGTCCAACTGAAGGGCCTCCGCATCCTGGCTCTAGACTTTAACAAGATGGAGGATGTCCCGTTGGCCATCTGTCAGCTCCGTAACCTGACACGTCTCTACCTGGGCTCCAACCGCCTGATATCTCTCCCTCCAGAGCTACGCAACCTTCAGAGCCTTCGTTGCCTCTGGATGGAGAGCAACTACTTCACGTGCTTCCCCCGCCAGCTCTACGACTTACCCCACCTCAGGTCCCTCCAGATGGGGGACAACAGGCTACGGACACTGCCCCCGGATCTGTGGCGCATGGAGGCCCTGCGGGGACTGTGGCTCTACGGAAACCGTTTCACCGAGTTCCCCCGTGTCTTACTCCGCATGGTGGATCTGGAGATCTTAGACTTGGACAAGAACAAGATCGAGGTGTTCCCTAATCTGAGCCGGCTCCCCGCCCTCCGCCTCTTCTCCTACGACCACAACCCTGTGGAGGGGCCTCCTGGTGTGGGGGAGGAGGTGCTGCTGGTTGGGGAGGGGGCCCAGGAGGAGCTCCAGGAACGGGCAGACAGGAAGGCTAAGAAGGAGCAGGATGTGAGGGATGCGGAAGAGGCTGTGCTGGCCGGGGATGGGCCTGTGATCCAAGGCATTCTAAAGACGGCCAAACAGAACAGTGCATCGCACGCTGGGCACAAGTACAACGAGGTGGTAACCGTGGCGATGCCCCTAaccgaggaagagaggaggaaggaggagatggaggcgGAGTTAGAGAGGGCGTTGAACGACTACGGGGCGGGGCTTGAGTATGACCTGGAGGGGATAGAATATGACAAGGAGGAGCTTATATGTGAGGGGGAGGGGTATGAGGTTGGGGATTTGGAGTACGAACGAGGAGATATGGACTATGAgtatgaggagggggaggagctaGAGGAACCAGGAAGACAAGGGGGCCGGCATtga